Proteins encoded in a region of the Calditrichota bacterium genome:
- a CDS encoding septum formation initiator family protein, with protein MAKKSKRKKTTRGAGSNRRPWYYLIAIGILIIVVVFLRGNYGFVRYMQLRKQKQNLVEEIKRLTAKRDHLKEEIQLLSSDYQYIKKILREKYRMGEKGEKIFFVAPADKGAGKKKTLGRE; from the coding sequence ATGGCGAAAAAGTCAAAAAGAAAAAAAACAACCAGGGGCGCGGGCTCAAATCGTCGCCCCTGGTATTATTTGATTGCAATAGGCATTTTGATAATTGTCGTTGTCTTTCTGCGCGGCAATTACGGCTTTGTCCGCTACATGCAATTGCGAAAGCAAAAGCAAAATCTGGTGGAGGAAATCAAGCGGCTGACTGCCAAGCGGGATCACCTTAAGGAAGAAATCCAACTTTTGAGCTCTGATTATCAATACATAAAAAAGATTTTGCGCGAAAAATACCGCATGGGGGAAAAGGGAGAAAAAATCTTTTTTGTGGCGCCGGCTGACAAAGGAGCGGGAAAAAAGAAAACCCTTGGGAGAGAGTAG